A stretch of the Elephas maximus indicus isolate mEleMax1 chromosome 3, mEleMax1 primary haplotype, whole genome shotgun sequence genome encodes the following:
- the LOC126071450 gene encoding small proline-rich protein 2E-like, whose amino-acid sequence MSYQQQQCKQPCQPPPVVCTPKCPEPCPPPKCPEPCPPPKCPLQPYQQKCPPTQIYPPCQQKCPPKSK is encoded by the coding sequence ATGTCTTACCAGCAGCAGCAGTGCAAGCAGCCCTGCCAACCACCTCCTGTGGTGTGCACACCTAAGTGCCCTGAGCCATGTCCACCTCCAAAGTGCCCAGAGCCATGTCCACCCCCAAAGTGCCCACTGCAACCATACCAGCAGAAATGCCCTCCTACACAGATATACCCACCCTGCCAGCAGAAGTGCCCACCTAAGAGCAAGTGA